A stretch of the Hippoglossus hippoglossus isolate fHipHip1 chromosome 1, fHipHip1.pri, whole genome shotgun sequence genome encodes the following:
- the LOC117761458 gene encoding LOW QUALITY PROTEIN: sarcalumenin-like (The sequence of the model RefSeq protein was modified relative to this genomic sequence to represent the inferred CDS: deleted 3 bases in 2 codons) translates to MKALVSACCLLSLLALSAADLLTGASIHDEESLVHLQLQKPEGDLFSCGRDTTEEHSSQSSSNDTPAPERPWCQPCSPSPVLGTKEEEPTSTPEHEEEEEEEEAASTEEVASDAEDEKEEAPLQERVEEEQEEVMSKEAAEEEPEEAESSEDQSVEQEKEAEAASSEEEEEKTMEGEDEAEDELSHEDKEVTEPQEEVAKEEEEAAQEGTEAAAEEEEEEKGVETVVEAVEEEAVAGDAVEEEEGVESVLDEAVEEEAAVDAAEEVAEAEAEPQAEPEEVVAADSVPEETEPETTAEPEAEPEVTSEPEIEVVSASEPEPELIPEVKPEPVLEEVAPEPVEEVAVVDVPVESTEEEAPVVEEAPAADVVVEEETVTSKGPHTKGKEANEAKGRKQRDRSHIEDTLKLGTNEPSAEFSAAMKKLLNIYYTAIKPMEQAYKYQRSSGRHEVTDGEIPSKPMILFLGPWSVGKSSMINYLLGLHGTSQELYTGAEPTTSEYNSITHGEKFRSVEGIVMAADSSRSFSPLERFGQGFLERLVGVEMPHKLLERVTFVDTPGIIENRKQQERGYPYNEVCQWFIDRADLIFLVFDPTKLDVGGELEMLFKLMKGRESQIRLILNKADSLSTQDLMRVYGALFWSMAPLVKVTEPPRVYVSSFWPQDYSDDTSKELFMKEEISLLEDLNQVIENQMENKIAFIRQHGIRVRIHALLVDRYLQTYYDKLGWFSDPYEVFQDIVNDPDKYYIFKSILAKTNVSKFDLPDKNAYQDFFGVNPISGFKQLSHHCSWTSGCLLEKIERAISHELPALLSRVGKTAGTSAPTKAAPATPPLPGTCEGPGCEEKPKNRWRRQ, encoded by the exons ATGAAGGCTCTGGTGTCTGCGTGCTGCTTGCTGTCTCTGCTGGCCCTGTCTGCTGCAG ATCTCCTGACAGGAGCCTCTATCCATGATGAGGAGTCTCTGGTGCATCTGCAGCTCCAGAAGCCAGAGGGAGACCTCTTCTCCTGTGGCCGTGACACAACGGAGGAGCACTCTAGCCAGAGCTCCTCCAATGACACTCCGGCCCCAGAGAGG CCTTGGTGTCAGCCTTGCTCACCATCGCCGGTTTTAGGCACCAAAGAAGAGGAGCCAACCTCCACTCCAGAgcatgaagaggaggaggaagaggaggaagcagcttcCACTGAGGAGGTGGCAAGTGATGCAGAAGATGAGAAGGAAGAGGCACCTCTTCAGGAAAGGGTAGAAGAGGAACAAGAAGAGGTGATGTCAAAGGAAGCAGCTGAGGAAGAGCCTGAGGAGGCTGAGTCATCGGAGGATCAAAGtgtggagcaggagaaggaagCCGAGGCTGCGtcatctgaagaagaggaggagaaaacaatgGAAGGAGAGGATGAAGCAGAGGATGAATTGTCTCATGAGGACAAGGAAGTGACAGAACCTCAAGAAGAAGTTgcaaaagaagaggaggaagctgctcaGGAGggcacagaggcagcagctgaggaggaggaggaggagaaaggagtgGAAACTGTGGTTGAAGCCGTGGAGGAGGAAGCAGTTGCTGGGGATGCAgtcgaggaagaggaaggagtggAAAGTGTCCTGGAtgaggctgtggaggaggaagctgctgtAGATGCAGCCGAGGAGGTCGCAGAGGCCGAAGCTGAACCCCAAGCAGAACCAGAGGAGGTTGTCGCAGCAGATTCTGTACCTGAGGAAACGGAACCAGAAACCACAGCAGAACCTGAGGCTGAACCTGAAGTAACTTCAGAGCCTGAGATCGAGGTGGTTTCAGCGTCTGAACCAGAACCAGAGCTGATTCCTGAAGTAAAGCCAGAGCCTGTCCTGGAGGAGGTTGCACCAGAACCTGTTGAGGAAGTAGCTGTGGTGGATGTCCCAGTggaatccacagaggaggaggctccTGTTGTGGAAGAGGcacctgctgctgatgttgttgttgaggAGGAGACAGTCACTTCAAAGGGGCCTCATACCAAAG GAAAAGAAGCGAATGAGGCAAAGGGCCGGAAGCAGAGGGACCGCTCCCACATTGAGGACACACTGAAACTGGGCACCAATGAACCATCAGCCGAGTTCTCAG ctgcCATGAAGAAGCTGCTGAACATCTACTACACGGCCATCAAGCCAATGGAGCAGGCCTACAAGTATCAACGTAGCTCAGGCAGGCATGAAGTCACAG ACGGTGAGATCCCCTCTAAGCccatgattttgtttttgggACCCTGGAGTGTCGGCAAGTCCTCCATGATCAACTACCTGCTGGGTCTTCACGGCACCTCCCAGGAACTCTACACAG GCGCTGAGCCCACCACCTCTGAGTACAAC TCCATAACGCACGGTGAGAAGTTTCGGTCCGTAGAGGGCATCGTCATGGCAGCGGACAGCTCACGGTCCTTCTCGCCCCTGGAGAGGTTCGGGCAAGGCTTCCTGGAGCGACTGGTGGGTGTTGAGATGCCCCACAAGCTGCTGGAGCGGGTCACCTTCGTTGACACACCCGGCATCATTGAGAACCGAAAGCAGCAGGAAAGAG GTTACCCTTACAACGAGGTGTGCCAGTGGTTCATCGATCGCGCCGATCTGATCTTCCTGGTGTTTGACCCCACCAAGCTGGACGTGGGCGGAGAGCTGGAGATGCTTTTCAAGCTGATGAAGGGCCGCGAGTCCCAGATCCGTCTCATCCTCAACAAGGCCGACAGCCTCTCCACCCAGGACCTGATGCGGGTCTACGGGGCCCTATTCTGGAGCATGGCACCTTTAGTCAAGGTCACAGAGCCCCCTCGGGTTTATGTCAGCTCCTTCTGGCCCCAGGACTACTCTGACGACACCAGCAAAGAGCTCTTCATGAAGGAGGAGATCTCTCTGCTGGAGGACCTCAATCAG GTGATCGAGAACCAGATGGAGAACAAGATCGCTTTCATCCGCCAGCATGGCATCCGTGTGCGCATCCACGCCCTGCTGGTGGACCGCTACCTCCAGACCTACTACGACAAGCTGGGCTGGTTTAGTGACCCCTACGAGGTGTTCCAAGACATTGTCAATGACCCCGACAAGTACTACATCTTTAAGTCCATTCTGGCCAAGACCAATGTCAGCAAGTTCGACCTTCCAGACAAGAACGCCTACCAGGACTTCTTTGGTGTGAACCCCATCTCCGGCTTCAAGCAGCTCTCCCACCACTGCAGCTGGACCAGCGGCTGTCTGCTGGAGAAGATCGAGAGGGCCATCTCGCACGAGCTGCCTGCTCTGCTCAGCAGGGTCGGCAAGACCGCAGGCACTTCCGCCCCAACGAAGGCTGCACCAGCAACGCCGCCTCTCCCTGGCACCTGCGAAGGTCCCGGGTGTGAAGAGAAACCCAAGAATCGCTGGAGGAGGCAGTGA